Proteins from one Calditrichota bacterium genomic window:
- a CDS encoding pectate lyase translates to MKLVFAPLSWMVWVTSVCAQTLAFPGAEGFGRFTVGGRGGRVIEVTTLADAGPGSLREALEQPGARTVVFRVAGTITLQSPLVVSHDSVTIAGQTAPGDGICVRGYPVLVEADNVIIRFLRFRMGDENRIEGDALSAIFHKDLIIDHCSFSWATDEVLTVRDNENSTVQWCIISESLHRSYHHKGPHGYGGIWGGKGASFHHNLLAHHSSRNPRFNGSRYHGEPERELVDFRNNVVYNWGGQSAYGGERGQQNVVANYYKFGPATGPKSRIVEPWDDKGRWYVADNFVFGFPQVTADNWAGGVQGKFWQKVRAENPFPCAPVVTHTAEQAYTLVLAHAGAVLPRRDAVDARIVEEVASGKAKFGRGGRGLIDSQTEVGGWPVLRDGTPPADSDHDGMPDQWEVEHGLDPLEAKDGSVDPDGDGYTNLEDYLNHLCLSLEQVGKDHGQK, encoded by the coding sequence ATGAAACTGGTCTTTGCGCCGCTGAGCTGGATGGTGTGGGTGACTTCGGTGTGTGCGCAAACGCTGGCATTTCCCGGCGCCGAGGGATTTGGGCGCTTCACTGTGGGTGGTCGAGGTGGTCGAGTCATCGAAGTCACAACCTTGGCCGACGCAGGTCCGGGTAGCCTCCGGGAAGCTCTGGAGCAACCGGGCGCGCGCACCGTGGTCTTTCGCGTCGCCGGGACGATTACTCTGCAGTCGCCGCTTGTTGTGAGCCACGACAGCGTCACCATAGCTGGACAGACGGCGCCTGGCGACGGGATCTGTGTGCGAGGCTACCCAGTGCTCGTCGAGGCAGATAACGTAATCATCCGTTTCCTCAGGTTCCGCATGGGGGATGAGAATCGCATCGAGGGCGATGCCCTGAGTGCCATTTTCCATAAGGACCTGATCATCGACCACTGCTCGTTTAGCTGGGCGACTGACGAAGTCCTCACGGTTCGCGACAACGAGAACAGCACGGTGCAGTGGTGCATCATCTCCGAGAGCTTGCATCGCTCCTATCACCACAAGGGCCCCCATGGCTACGGTGGCATCTGGGGAGGGAAAGGGGCGTCGTTCCACCACAATTTGCTTGCGCACCACTCGAGCCGCAATCCCCGTTTCAACGGCAGCCGTTATCACGGCGAGCCGGAGCGCGAGCTGGTCGACTTTCGCAATAACGTGGTGTACAATTGGGGCGGACAGAGCGCTTACGGTGGCGAACGAGGGCAGCAGAACGTGGTGGCCAATTACTACAAGTTCGGCCCGGCCACAGGGCCAAAGAGCCGCATTGTAGAACCGTGGGATGATAAGGGGCGCTGGTATGTGGCCGACAACTTTGTATTCGGGTTTCCGCAGGTGACGGCTGATAATTGGGCAGGAGGAGTCCAGGGCAAGTTCTGGCAGAAGGTGAGGGCGGAGAACCCATTTCCTTGCGCCCCGGTCGTCACCCACACCGCAGAACAAGCTTACACATTGGTGCTTGCTCACGCAGGAGCTGTGCTTCCTCGAAGAGATGCGGTGGACGCCCGCATTGTGGAAGAAGTAGCAAGCGGCAAGGCAAAGTTCGGCAGAGGAGGTCGCGGCCTCATCGACTCCCAGACTGAAGTGGGCGGCTGGCCGGTGCTGCGGGACGGAACGCCACCTGCCGATAGCGATCATGATGGCATGCCTGACCAATGGGAGGTAGAGCACGGGTTGGACCCGCTTGAGGCCAAAGACGGTAGTGTGGATCCTGACGGCGATGGCTACACCAACCTCGAGGACTACTTGAACCATCTGTGCCTTTCGCTTGAACAGGTCGGGAAGGACCACGGGCAAAAGTGA